A single window of Pieris rapae chromosome 4, ilPieRapa1.1, whole genome shotgun sequence DNA harbors:
- the LOC111001803 gene encoding cuticle protein 2-like — protein sequence MYKSVVLFCVLAAAAAKPTLVAPVAYSNVAPVAYSAVAPEVYNIAPVAYSAVSPVAYSSVVSPAVSSVSQHSSSVVHGSPAVSAVYGASYAPVVPAYTTLAQAPGSPAVVLDPVHGVPLDTPEVVAARVAHYQAKALY from the coding sequence ATGTACAAATCAGTGGTTTTATTCTGCGTGCTCGCTGCGGCGGCGGCTAAGCCCACATTAGTAGCCCCAGTGGCCTACAGCAATGTGGCCCCAGTTGCGTACAGCGCTGTAGCCCCAGAAGTCTACAATATAGCGCCAGTAGCCTACAGTGCCGTTTCTCCTGTAGCCTACAGCTCTGTGGTGTCCCCAGCTGTTAGTTCCGTGTCGCAACACAGCAGCAGCGTCGTTCATGGATCACCCGCCGTTTCAGCAGTCTACGGCGCAAGCTACGCACCAGTTGTCCCCGCCTACACAACTTTAGCCCAGGCCCCTGGCTCCCCTGCTGTCGTTTTGGATCCCGTACACGGTGTACCCTTAGACACACCTGAAGTTGTCGCTGCTCGCGTTGCCCATTATCAAGCTAAAGCGctctattaa